A single Elephas maximus indicus isolate mEleMax1 chromosome 2, mEleMax1 primary haplotype, whole genome shotgun sequence DNA region contains:
- the ZNF131 gene encoding zinc finger protein 131 isoform X3: protein MKSHSTESFKCEICNKRYLRESAWKQHLNCYHLEEGGVSKKQRTGKKIHICQYCEKQFDHFGHFKEHLRKHTGEKPFECPNCHERFARNSTLKCHLTACQTGVGAKKGRKKLYECQVCNSVFNSWDQFKDHLVIHTGDKPNHCTLCDLWFMQGNELRRHLSDTHNISERLITEEVLSVETRVQTEPVTSMTIIEQVGKVHVLPLLQVQVDSAQVTVEQVHPDLLQDGQVHESHMSELPEQVQVSYLEVGRIQTEEGTEVHVEELHVERVNQMPVEVQTELLEADLDQVTPEIMNQEERKPCQAGPAEDTREDHEDAEGLETGSAVDSQAEKAGNEDRTVMPVLE, encoded by the exons ATGAAATCACACTCCACTGAGAGTTTCAAGTGTGAAATATGCAATAAAAGGTATCTTCGGGAGAGCGCCTGGAAACAGCACCTCAATTGTTACCACCTGGAAGAAGGTGGAGTCAGTAAGAagcaaagaactggaaaaaaaattcacatatgTCAGTACTGTGAGAAACAGTTTGACCACTTTGGACATTTTAAAGAACATCTTCGAAAACATACAG GTGAAAAACCCTTTGAATGTCCAAATTGTCATGAACGATTTGCTAGAAATAGCACGCTCAAATGTCACTTGACAGCTTGCCAAACTGGAGTGGGggcaaaaaagggaagaaagaagcttTATGAGTGCCAG GTCTGTAACAGTGTGTTTAACAGCTGGGACCAGTTCAAAGATCACTTAGTAATTCACACTGGAGATAAACCCAACCATTGTACTCTGTGTGATTTGTGGTTTATGCAAGGGAATGAGTTAAGGAGGCATCTAAGTGATACTCATAATATTTCAGAGCGTCTAATAACTGAAGAAGTTCTTTCAGTAGAAACACGTGTGCAAACTGAACCTGTAACGTCAATGACAATTATAGAACAAGTTGGGAAGGTACACGTGCTACCGTTGCTTCAGGTTCAGGTGGATTCAGCACAAGTGACTGTGGAGCAGGTCCATCCAGACCTGCTCCAGGACGGCCAAGTACACGAGTCACATATGAGCGAGCTCCCAGAGCAGGTCCAGGTGAGTTATCTGGAAGTGGGTCGGATTCAGACTGAAGAAGGTACAGAAGTACATGTAGAGGAGCTGCATGTCGAACGGGTAAATCAGATGCCAGTGGAAGTACAAACTGAGCTTCTGGAAGCAGACTTGGATCAAGTGACCCCTGAAATCATGAACCAGgaggagagaaagccttgccaaGCAGGTCCTGCTGAGGACACCAGGGAAGATCACGAAGATGCTGAGGGTTTAGAGACTGGATCAGCAGTGGATTCGCAGGCTGAAAAGGCAGGGAATGAGGACAGAACAGTGATGCCAGTTTTAGAATGA